One Bombus fervidus isolate BK054 chromosome 5, iyBomFerv1, whole genome shotgun sequence DNA window includes the following coding sequences:
- the Eif1 gene encoding eukaryotic translation initiation factor eIF1: MSIQNLNTFDPFADAIKGSDDDVQDGLVHIRIQQRNGRKTLTTVQGLSSEYDLKKIVRACKKEFACNGTVIEHPEYGEVLQLQGDQRENICQWLTKSGLAKPDQLKVHGF; the protein is encoded by the exons ATGTCCATCCAGAATCTTAACACATTcg acccCTTTGCAGATGCAATCAAGGGTTCAGATGATGATGTCCAAGACGGTCTCGTGCATATAAGGATCCAGCAACGGAATGGTCGTAAGACCTTAACAACAGTACAAGGACTTTCATCTGAATATGACTTGAAGAAAATAGTGAGAGCATGTAAAAAg gAGTTCGCCTGCAATGGGACAGTAATCGAACACCCGGAGTACGGAGAGGTGTTGCAGCTGCAGGGGGACCAGCGAGAAAATATATGCCAGTGGCTAACAAAGTCAGGTCTGGCCAAACCTGACCAACTTAAAGTCCATGGTTTTTAA